Proteins co-encoded in one Amblyraja radiata isolate CabotCenter1 chromosome 24, sAmbRad1.1.pri, whole genome shotgun sequence genomic window:
- the LOC116986662 gene encoding C4b-binding protein alpha chain-like encodes MVGRDTRLCEDSGWSGQVPTCEVVTCSEAPAISNGSVSGRGDSEFWEYGMTAKYSCKLGFSLIGPAEVTCKADGQWSSPPPSCRAGVCGNLPSLENGSPRDEHISQAFPVGSNVTYRCNPGFTLKEGTSPKITCNSDLTWSPLQTTCEREWSRPLYLLQQCLVVWSLGSLDFCFLIQSHDLLS; translated from the exons ATGGTGGGTCGGGACACCAGGCTGTGTGAGGACAGCGGGTGGAGCGGCCAGGTGCCTACCTGTGAAG TTGTGACATGCTCAGAAGCTCCGGCCATCAGTAACGGCTCTGTTTCCGGTCGTGGTGACAGTGAGTTCTGGGAGTACGGCATGACGGCGaagtattcctgtaaacttggctTCTCGCTGATCGGGCCGGCGGAGGTGACCTGCAAGGCGGACGGACAGTGGAGCTCACCGCCACCATCGTGCAGAG CGGGTGTATGTGGAAATCTCCCATCTTTGGAAAACGGGTCACCGAGGGATGAACATATTTCCCAGGCCTTCCCTGTGGGGTCGAATGTGACTTACAGGTGTAACCCAGGCTTCACGCTGAAGGAGGGCACCTCCCCAAAGATCACCTGTAACTCAGACTTGACCTGGTCACCGCTGCAGACTACCTGTGAACGTGAGTGGTCTCGACCCCTCTACCTTCTTCAACAATGTCTCGTGGTCTGGTCACTAGGCAG CCTCGACTTCTGCTTCCTCATTCAATCACACGATCTGCTGTCGTAA
- the LOC116986661 gene encoding sushi, von Willebrand factor type A, EGF and pentraxin domain-containing protein 1-like, with translation MDVTMQRGTNLETRLPSSVTRVVTCSEAPAIGNGSVSGRGDSEFWEHGMTAKYSCKLGFSLIGSAEVTCKADGQWSSSPPSCRAGVCGNLPSLENGSPRDEYISQAFPVGSNVIYRCNPGFKLKEGTSPKITCNSDLTWSPLQTTCERKSCGSPGEILNGRYNATGNKFGDKATFFCDTGYNLVGRDTRLCEDSGWSGQVPTCEVVTCSEAPAIGNGSVSGRGDSEFWEYGMTAKYSCKLGFSLIGSAEVTCKADGQWSSSPPSCRAGVCGNLPSLENGSPRDEHISQAFPVGSNVIYRCNPGFKLKEGTSPKITCNSDLTWSPLQTTCERKSCGSPGEILNGRYNATGNKFGDKATFFCDTGYNLVGRDTRLCEDSGWSGQVPTCEVVTCSEAPAVSNGSVSGRGDSEFWEHGMTAKYSCKPGFSLIGSAEVTCKADGQWSSPPPSCRAGVCGNLPSLENGSPRDEHISQDAFPVGSNVTYRCNPGFTLKEGTSPKITCNSDLKWSPLQTTCERKSCGSPGEILNGRYNATGNKFGDKATFFCNTG, from the exons TTGTGACATGCTCAGAAGCTCCGGCCATCGGTAACGGCTCTGTTTCCGGTCGTGGTGACAGTGAGTTCTGGGAGCACGGCATGACGGCGaagtattcctgtaaacttggctTCTCGCTGATCGGGTCGGCGGAGGTGACCTGCAAGGCGGACGGACAGTGGAGCTCATCGCCACCATCGTGCAGAG CGGGTGTATGTGGAAATCTCCCATCTTTGGAAAACGGGTCACCGAGGGATGAATATATTTCCCAGGCCTTCCCTGTGGGGTCGAATGTGATTTACAGGTGTAACCCAGGCTTCAAGCTGAAGGAGGGCACCTCCCCAAAGATCACCTGTAACTCAGACTTGACCTGGTCACCGCTGCAGACTACCTGTGAAC GAAAATCCTGTGGAAGTCCTGGAGAAATCCTGAATGGACGTTACAATGCAACGGGGAACAAATTTGGAGACAAGGCTACCTTCTTCTGTGACACGGG GTACAACTTGGTGGGTCGGGACACCAGGCTGTGTGAGGACAGCGGGTGGAGCGGCCAGGTGCCTACCTGTGAAG TTGTGACATGCTCAGAAGCTCCGGCCATCGGTAACGGCTCTGTTTCCGGTCGTGGTGACAGTGAGTTCTGGGAGTACGGCATGACGGCGaagtattcctgtaaacttggctTCTCGCTGATCGGGTCGGCGGAGGTGACCTGCAAGGCGGACGGACAGTGGAGCTCATCGCCACCATCGTGCAGAG CGGGTGTATGTGGAAATCTCCCATCTTTGGAAAACGGGTCACCGAGGGATGAACATATTTCCCAGGCCTTCCCTGTGGGGTCGAATGTGATTTACAGGTGTAACCCAGGCTTCAAGCTGAAGGAGGGCACCTCCCCAAAGATCACCTGTAACTCAGACTTGACCTGGTCACCGCTGCAGACTACCTGTGAAC GAAAATCCTGTGGAAGTCCTGGAGAAATCCTGAATGGACGTTACAATGCAACGGGGAACAAATTTGGAGACAAGGCTACCTTCTTCTGTGACACGGG GTACAACTTGGTGGGTCGGGACACCAGGCTGTGTGAGGACAGCGGGTGGAGCGGCCAGGTGCCTACCTGTGAAG TTGTGACATGCTCAGAAGCTCCGGCCGTCAGTAACGGCTCTGTTTCCGGTCGTGGTGACAGTGAGTTCTGGGAGCACGGCATGACGGCGAAGTATTCCTGTAAACCTGGCTTCTCGCTGATCGGGTCGGCGGAGGTGACCTGCAAGGCGGACGGACAGTGGAGCTCACCGCCACCATCGTGCAGAG CGGGTGTATGTGGAAATCTCCCATCTTTGGAAAACGGGTCACCAAGGGATGAACATATTTCCCAGGATGCCTTCCCTGTGGGGTCGAATGTGACTTACAGGTGTAACCCAGGCTTCACGCTGAAGGAGGGCACCTCCCCAAAGATCACCTGTAACTCAGACTTGAAATGGTCACCGCTGCAGACTACCTGTGAAC GAAAATCCTGTGGAAGTCCTGGAGAAATCCTGAATGGACGTTACAATGCAACGGGGAACAAATTTGGAGACAAGGCTACCTTCTTCTGTAACACGGGGTGa